The following are from one region of the Erwinia billingiae Eb661 genome:
- the emrD gene encoding multidrug efflux MFS transporter EmrD → MRKIENGHLLLMLIALVAVGQMAQTIYVPAMATIAEAFNVRDGAVQRVMAAYLMTYGGSQLLYGPLSDNIGRRPVILAGLAIFCVGTLVALNAATFDLLVLGSAIQGLGTGVAGVMARTMPRDLYAGSTLRLANSLLNMGILVSPLVAPVIGALLTHLFGWQACFAFLLLLCFCVGTAMLRWLPETRPAPVEKRRLFSRYRPLLADGTFIRYLIMLMGALGGIAVFEASCGVLMGGVLGLNSLTVSLLFILPIPAAFFGAWFAGRDNRPFPQLMWWSVNSCLLAGALMWIPGWFGVMTIWTLIVPAAVFFFGAGMLFPLATTGAMEPWPYMAGTAGALLGGLQNLGSGLAAWLSALLPQTGQFSLGMLMSAMALLILLCWLPLSRRPEPMAV, encoded by the coding sequence ATGAGAAAAATTGAAAACGGGCATCTGTTGCTGATGCTGATCGCGCTGGTGGCTGTGGGGCAGATGGCGCAGACCATCTATGTCCCGGCGATGGCGACCATTGCCGAGGCGTTTAACGTCCGGGATGGCGCGGTACAACGGGTGATGGCGGCGTACCTGATGACCTATGGCGGCTCCCAGCTGTTGTATGGGCCGTTGTCCGACAATATCGGCCGCCGCCCGGTGATCCTCGCCGGTCTGGCGATTTTCTGCGTGGGTACCCTGGTGGCGCTCAATGCGGCCACCTTCGATCTGCTGGTGCTCGGCAGCGCGATTCAGGGACTGGGCACCGGCGTAGCGGGCGTGATGGCCCGAACCATGCCGCGCGATTTGTATGCCGGCAGCACATTAAGGCTGGCAAACAGCCTGCTGAATATGGGTATCCTGGTCAGCCCGCTGGTGGCACCGGTGATTGGCGCGCTGCTGACGCATCTGTTTGGCTGGCAGGCCTGTTTTGCTTTCCTGCTGCTGCTGTGTTTCTGCGTAGGTACCGCGATGCTGCGCTGGTTACCGGAGACGCGTCCCGCACCGGTTGAGAAACGCCGGTTATTTTCGCGCTATCGCCCGCTGCTGGCGGATGGCACCTTTATTCGCTACCTGATTATGCTGATGGGGGCGTTGGGCGGCATCGCGGTGTTTGAGGCCAGCTGTGGCGTGTTGATGGGCGGCGTGTTGGGCCTGAACAGCTTGACCGTCAGCCTGCTGTTTATTCTGCCAATCCCGGCGGCCTTCTTTGGTGCCTGGTTTGCCGGGCGCGATAACCGACCTTTCCCGCAGTTGATGTGGTGGTCAGTGAACAGCTGCCTGCTGGCCGGGGCGTTGATGTGGATCCCCGGCTGGTTTGGGGTGATGACCATCTGGACGCTGATCGTGCCGGCGGCGGTGTTCTTCTTTGGGGCCGGGATGCTGTTTCCGCTGGCAACAACCGGTGCCATGGAACCCTGGCCTTATATGGCCGGGACCGCGGGGGCGTTGTTAGGAGGATTGCAGAATCTGGGATCGGGTCTGGCTGCATGGCTTTCCGCCCTGTTGCCGCAGACCGGGCAGTTCAGCCTGGGTATGCTGATGTCGGCGATGGCGCTGCTGATCCTGCTGTGCTGGCTGCCGCTTTCCCGCCGTCCGGAGCCGATGGCGGTTTAA